One Chanodichthys erythropterus isolate Z2021 chromosome 10, ASM2448905v1, whole genome shotgun sequence DNA segment encodes these proteins:
- the LOC137029386 gene encoding C3a anaphylatoxin chemotactic receptor-like — MNEPYYNNDMNSSGYDCLGCIHESETYSVSPEVKKSMRVISLVVYSLTFLLGVPGNIFVVYIAGMKMKRTVNTIWFLNLATADLLCCLSIPFSMAEILLDHHWPYGSVMCKILPSVVVINMFASVFTLNLISLDRVTQVITPVWAQNHRNLFLARLSCVVAWVLALVLSLPFMILQHTFIDEYSNTTYCTFHADEEDSTTSGLLSIIRFVFGFLIPLICITSCYGIIAQKLGSSHFRSGRAFRIMLAVIVAFFLCWLPYHMVDLIIWYGDDSSYLTALAVDPLAISLAYINSCLNPILHVFMGQDFKNKVKLSLRRVFERAFSEEGTQMSRSTQSQQMHSV; from the exons ATGAATGAGCCTTATTACAATAACGACATGAACTCAAGTGGATATGATTGTCTGGGGTGTATTCATGAAAGTGAGACATACTCAGTGTCTCCAGAGGTTAAGAAGTCTATGAGGGTGATTTCTCTGGTCGTCTACAGCCTGACTTTTCTCCTCGGAGTTCCTGGAAACATCTTTGTTGTGTACATTGCTGGAATGAAGATGAAGAGGACTGTTAATACAATATGGTTTCTCAATCTAGCGACAGCTGACCTCCTGTGCTGCCTTTCCATACCGTTCAGTATGGCTGAGATCCTTCTTGACCATCACTGGCCGTATGGATCCGTCATGTGCAAGATTCTCCCCTCTGTTGTAGTTATTAACATGTTTGCCAGTGTTTTCACCTTGAACTTGATTAGTCTAGATAGGGTCACCCAGGTGATCACACCGGTTTGGGCTCAAAATCATCGCAACTTGTTTCTTGCACGGCTGTCCTGTGTAGTGGCCTGGGTTCTGGCTTTGGTGCTCAGCTTGCCCTTTatgatattaca acATACTTTCATTGATGAGTATTCGAACACCACATATTGCACGTTTCATGCTGATGAAGAAGACTCTACAACATCTGGATTGTTGAGTATCATCAGATTTGTGTTTGGCTTTTTGATACCTCTCATATGCATCACATCATGCTATGGAATCATCGCACAGAAGTTAGGCAGCAGTCATTTTCGCTCTGGTCGAGCGTTTCGCATCATGTTGGCTGTTATTGTGGCATTTTTTCTGTGCTGGCTGCCGTATCACATGGTGGACTTAATAATATGGTACGGAGATGATTCAAGTTATTTAACGGCTTTGGCAGTGGATCCATTGGCCATCTCTTTGGCGTATATCAACAGCTGCCTGAACCCCATTCTGCATGTTTTCATGGGGCAGGATTTTAAGAACAAAGTTAAACTTTCTCTAAGACGTGTTTTTGAAAGGGCTTTCTCTGAGGAAGGAACACAGATGTCACGATCCACCCAGTCACAGCAAATGCACTCAGTGTAG